From the genome of Ectobacillus sp. JY-23, one region includes:
- a CDS encoding NADH-quinone oxidoreductase subunit M, producing MNAILILFVFSPLLGLASLLFTKRSMLVGILGTLFPLVCALVMYQSYVMGASFSSFSFYTNWFQFGNFEGQNLFQVAFELGVNGFSFMMMFLTAVLALLAAFAGRNITEGARGFYALLLVLEIGMLGVFAAENLLLFFFFFELTLPAMFLLVGKWGRFGSEQASYSYLIYNGIGSAILLVVFVILFGKTGTTNYEGIMQALQSGQTIGHVSEELKMGLFIALFIAFGIKLPIFPLHRWMVQVHVQAPPAVVMLHAGVLLKIGAYGLVRFGLGLFPEQFERLSFWIAVIGMVNVWYGALLALIQTNLRKVLAYSSISHMGIVLIGLAAMNEAGIKGAVFQVVSHGLIAALLFFLLGILEDRFGTSDLAKLGGLAKSMPLFGGFLLAGGMASLGLPGMSGFISEFLAFLGLFQTMPVVAAMGAFGIIVTAAYVLRAVLSITFGEGPNGRDLCGLEIVPAAALLVLIIAIGVVPELLGGPIGSVLQMVGR from the coding sequence CTTGTCATGTATCAATCATATGTAATGGGTGCATCATTTTCATCGTTTTCCTTTTATACAAACTGGTTCCAGTTTGGCAATTTTGAAGGGCAAAATCTATTTCAAGTAGCGTTTGAGCTTGGGGTAAACGGTTTTTCCTTTATGATGATGTTCTTAACAGCTGTATTGGCGCTGTTGGCAGCTTTCGCAGGCCGAAACATTACAGAAGGTGCGAGAGGTTTTTATGCCTTGCTACTTGTATTAGAGATTGGCATGCTCGGGGTATTTGCCGCTGAGAATCTTCTATTATTTTTCTTCTTTTTTGAACTTACCTTGCCGGCGATGTTTCTTCTTGTTGGGAAGTGGGGACGGTTTGGCAGCGAGCAAGCTTCCTACAGTTATTTAATCTACAATGGCATTGGCTCGGCTATTTTGTTAGTTGTGTTTGTCATCTTATTTGGTAAGACGGGAACGACCAATTATGAAGGTATTATGCAGGCGCTACAAAGCGGACAAACGATTGGTCATGTATCGGAAGAGCTGAAAATGGGGCTGTTTATTGCACTGTTTATCGCATTTGGAATCAAGCTGCCTATCTTTCCGCTTCATCGCTGGATGGTGCAGGTGCACGTACAAGCACCACCGGCAGTTGTTATGCTGCATGCTGGTGTATTGCTGAAAATCGGAGCTTACGGGTTAGTTCGCTTTGGACTTGGGCTATTCCCAGAGCAATTTGAGCGCCTATCGTTTTGGATCGCTGTAATTGGTATGGTAAATGTATGGTACGGCGCATTATTGGCGCTCATCCAAACAAATCTGCGCAAAGTACTTGCCTATTCTAGTATTTCTCATATGGGGATTGTACTAATTGGTTTGGCAGCAATGAATGAAGCGGGCATAAAAGGGGCTGTATTTCAAGTTGTATCGCACGGTTTAATTGCTGCGCTGCTGTTCTTTTTACTTGGTATTTTGGAAGATCGGTTTGGTACAAGTGATCTTGCAAAGCTTGGAGGTCTCGCAAAAAGCATGCCGTTGTTTGGCGGATTTTTACTGGCGGGCGGGATGGCTTCGCTTGGATTGCCAGGCATGTCAGGGTTTATTAGTGAATTTTTAGCATTTCTCGGTTTGTTTCAAACCATGCCGGTCGTTGCGGCAATGGGAGCGTTCGGCATCATTGTAACAGCTGCCTATGTGCTGCGGGCCGTTCTCTCAATTACATTTGGAGAAGGACCGAATGGCCGTGATTTGTGCGGCTTGGAAATTGTACCGGCTGCAGCCTTGCTCGTACTTATTATCGCAATTGGTGTTGTTCCTGAATTACTTGGCGGGCCGATCGGGTCTGTACTGCAAATGGTGGGGAGGTAG